From Streptomyces sp. TLI_105, the proteins below share one genomic window:
- a CDS encoding SDR family NAD(P)-dependent oxidoreductase codes for MGKLDGRVVLVTGAARGQGEQEARLFAAEGAKVVLGDVLDEAGEALAKDLGEDRAAYVHLDVTSEGDWTAAVAAAEERFGKIDGLVNNAGILRFNELVSTPLDEFRAIVSVNQTGCFLGIRTVAPVIAAAGGGTIVNTASYTGLTGMAGVGAYAASKHAVLGLTRVAALELAAKGVRVNAVCPGAIDTPMSNPEGVEPAATAELYRKLVPLGRIGRPEEVAALVLFLTGADSAYITGQPFVIDGGWLAGVSLF; via the coding sequence ATGGGAAAGCTCGACGGGCGGGTCGTCCTCGTCACCGGGGCGGCGCGCGGGCAGGGCGAGCAGGAGGCGCGGCTGTTCGCCGCCGAGGGCGCGAAGGTGGTCCTCGGGGACGTCCTGGACGAGGCCGGCGAGGCGCTGGCCAAGGACCTGGGGGAGGACCGGGCCGCGTACGTCCACCTGGACGTGACGAGCGAGGGCGACTGGACGGCGGCCGTGGCGGCGGCCGAGGAGCGCTTCGGGAAGATCGACGGGCTCGTCAACAACGCGGGCATCCTCCGCTTCAACGAGCTGGTGTCGACCCCGCTCGACGAGTTCCGGGCGATCGTCTCGGTCAACCAGACCGGCTGCTTCCTGGGCATCCGTACGGTCGCGCCGGTGATCGCGGCGGCCGGTGGCGGGACGATCGTCAACACCGCCTCGTACACGGGGCTGACCGGCATGGCTGGGGTCGGCGCCTACGCGGCGAGCAAGCACGCCGTCCTCGGGTTGACCCGGGTCGCCGCCCTGGAGCTGGCCGCGAAGGGCGTCCGGGTCAACGCGGTCTGCCCGGGCGCGATCGACACCCCCATGAGCAACCCGGAGGGCGTGGAGCCGGCGGCCACGGCCGAGCTGTACCGCAAGCTCGTGCCGCTCGGGCGGATCGGCCGGCCGGAGGAGGTGGCGGCCCTGGTGCTCTTCCTGACCGGGGCGGACTCGGCGTACATCACGGGCCAGCCGTTCGTGATCGACGGCGGCTGGCTGGCGGGCGTCAGCCTTTTCTGA
- a CDS encoding BTAD domain-containing putative transcriptional regulator, whose translation MRPDTGAGTSGGSPGSLRFGVLGPVRAWRDGAPVPTGSPQQRALLAALLLRGGRTATAHELIDALWGEEPPSQALAAVRTYASRLRKALDPNVLVSESGGYALRTPADALDVTAAQELATEADKLRAAGNRTAARAKLAEALDLWDGEVLASVPGPYAETQRTRLEEWRLTLLETRLDIDLEVGAHAEAVSELTALTAAHPLRERLRELLMLALYRSGRQAEALAVYADTRRLLADELGVDPTPELSRLQQRILQADAELARPVEEPSPAAAPVARPAQLPATVPDFTGRAAFVRELGARLATAEGHVMAVSALAGIGGVGKTTLAVHVAHEARPHFPDGQLYVDLQGAGSRAAAPETVLGSFLRALGTPDSAIPDSLDDRAALYRSTLDGRRVLVLLDNARDAAQIRPLLPGTAGCAALVTSRIRMVDLAGAHLVDLDVMSPEEALQLFTRIVGEERVRAEREAALDVVAACGFLPLAIRIAASRLAARRTWTVSVLAAKLADERRRLDELQAGDLAVKATFELGYGQLEPAQARAFRLLGLADGPDISLAAAAAVLDLPLWDTEDLLEALVDTSLVESAAPGRYRYHDLVRLYARACADRDEQPPSEKEAALSRLLDFYLSTAARVYAIERPGDRLVDHLEPTSYEGLTFTDRHEAQDWLYAEANCLLACVRQSASSPRTLRRGVDLLWASLDLAESGANSKEYEAVATVLREAAGGQGDSRAECRASITLAYGHHVSGRFTQADEEAHTAMRLATSVDDPLPLCWAPNILGVMAFYQNNHAEAEQHFARAIAHFRSCEDLAGEASALCNLSRIHLITGRTDSAVRLAQQGTDTYDTLGHALKGANGRYALGMALAQSGQFGAAAERLKEALAVFRDSRQRLWEGMTLYRLAEAEVTERRYAQAASNAELALTVLRGIGGEWRRGNVLTVLGRALTGIGQTGRAEVCWRDALEVFDSLGSHEAEAVRALLDPAAVA comes from the coding sequence ATGCGCCCGGACACGGGCGCCGGCACGAGCGGGGGCTCCCCCGGCTCGCTCCGCTTCGGCGTGCTCGGACCCGTCCGCGCCTGGCGCGACGGCGCACCCGTTCCCACCGGCTCCCCGCAGCAGCGCGCCCTGCTCGCCGCGCTGCTCCTGCGCGGCGGCCGCACCGCCACCGCGCACGAGCTGATCGACGCGCTCTGGGGCGAGGAACCCCCCTCCCAGGCGCTCGCCGCGGTCCGTACGTACGCCTCCCGGCTCCGCAAGGCCCTCGACCCGAACGTCCTCGTCAGCGAGTCCGGGGGCTACGCGCTCCGCACCCCCGCCGACGCGCTCGACGTGACCGCCGCCCAGGAGCTCGCCACGGAGGCCGATAAGCTCCGCGCGGCCGGGAACCGGACCGCCGCCCGGGCGAAGCTCGCCGAGGCGCTGGACCTGTGGGACGGCGAGGTGCTGGCCTCCGTACCAGGCCCGTACGCCGAGACCCAGCGGACCCGCCTGGAGGAGTGGCGGCTCACCCTCCTCGAAACCCGCCTGGACATCGACCTGGAGGTCGGCGCGCACGCGGAGGCCGTCTCCGAGCTGACCGCGCTCACCGCCGCGCACCCCCTGCGGGAGCGCCTGCGCGAGCTCCTCATGCTGGCCCTCTACCGCAGCGGGCGGCAGGCCGAGGCGCTCGCCGTGTACGCCGACACCCGCCGGCTCCTCGCCGACGAACTGGGCGTCGACCCGACCCCCGAGCTGTCCCGGCTCCAGCAGCGCATCCTGCAGGCCGACGCCGAGCTCGCCCGCCCGGTGGAGGAGCCGTCCCCCGCCGCCGCGCCCGTGGCCCGTCCCGCCCAGCTGCCCGCCACCGTCCCCGACTTCACGGGCCGCGCGGCCTTCGTACGGGAACTCGGCGCCCGGCTCGCCACCGCCGAGGGCCACGTCATGGCGGTCTCGGCGCTCGCGGGCATCGGCGGCGTCGGCAAGACCACGCTCGCCGTGCACGTCGCCCACGAGGCCCGGCCACACTTCCCCGACGGCCAGCTGTACGTCGACCTCCAGGGCGCCGGCTCGCGCGCCGCCGCGCCGGAGACCGTCCTCGGCTCCTTCCTCCGCGCCCTCGGCACACCGGACTCGGCCATCCCGGACTCGCTCGACGACCGGGCGGCGCTGTACCGCTCGACGCTGGACGGCCGCCGGGTCCTGGTCCTGTTGGACAACGCCCGTGACGCGGCCCAGATCCGCCCCCTGCTCCCCGGCACGGCGGGCTGCGCGGCCCTGGTCACGAGCCGCATCCGCATGGTCGACCTGGCGGGCGCGCACCTGGTCGACCTGGACGTGATGTCGCCGGAGGAGGCGCTCCAGCTGTTCACGAGGATCGTGGGCGAGGAGCGGGTCCGAGCCGAACGGGAGGCGGCCCTCGACGTGGTCGCGGCCTGCGGCTTCCTCCCGCTCGCGATCCGCATCGCGGCGTCCCGCCTGGCGGCGCGCCGGACGTGGACGGTGTCGGTCCTGGCGGCGAAGCTGGCCGACGAGCGGCGGCGCCTCGACGAGCTCCAGGCGGGCGACCTCGCCGTCAAGGCGACCTTCGAACTCGGCTACGGCCAGCTGGAGCCGGCCCAGGCGAGGGCCTTCCGCCTGCTGGGCCTGGCGGACGGACCGGACATCTCGCTGGCTGCTGCGGCGGCGGTCCTGGACCTCCCCCTGTGGGACACCGAGGACCTCCTGGAGGCCCTCGTCGACACGTCCCTGGTGGAATCGGCGGCGCCGGGACGCTACCGCTACCACGACCTGGTCCGGCTCTACGCGCGTGCGTGCGCGGACCGCGACGAACAGCCCCCGTCGGAGAAGGAGGCGGCGCTCTCGCGCCTCCTGGACTTCTACCTCTCGACGGCGGCGCGGGTGTACGCGATCGAGCGACCGGGCGACCGCCTGGTGGACCACCTGGAGCCCACGTCGTACGAGGGCCTCACCTTCACCGACCGCCACGAGGCCCAGGACTGGCTCTACGCGGAGGCCAACTGCCTCCTGGCCTGCGTCCGCCAGTCCGCGTCGTCCCCGAGGACCCTGCGCCGGGGGGTGGACCTCCTGTGGGCGTCCCTGGACCTGGCGGAGTCGGGCGCGAACTCGAAGGAGTACGAGGCGGTGGCGACGGTGCTGCGGGAGGCGGCGGGCGGGCAGGGCGACTCCCGCGCCGAGTGCCGGGCCTCGATCACCCTCGCGTACGGCCACCACGTCTCGGGCCGCTTCACCCAGGCCGACGAGGAGGCCCACACCGCTATGCGGCTGGCCACCTCGGTGGACGACCCGCTGCCTCTGTGCTGGGCACCGAACATCCTGGGCGTCATGGCGTTCTACCAGAACAACCACGCCGAGGCGGAGCAGCACTTCGCCCGTGCCATCGCGCACTTCCGCAGCTGCGAGGACCTGGCCGGCGAGGCGAGCGCGCTGTGCAACCTCTCCCGCATCCACCTGATCACAGGACGCACGGACAGCGCGGTGCGCCTCGCCCAGCAGGGCACGGACACGTACGACACCCTGGGGCACGCCCTGAAGGGGGCCAACGGGCGCTATGCACTGGGCATGGCCCTGGCCCAGAGCGGTCAGTTCGGCGCCGCCGCCGAGCGGCTCAAGGAAGCTCTCGCCGTCTTCCGTGACAGTCGGCAGCGGCTCTGGGAGGGGATGACGCTGTACCGACTCGCCGAGGCCGAGGTCACGGAAAGGCGCTACGCCCAGGCCGCGTCGAACGCGGAACTGGCCCTGACCGTCCTGCGCGGCATCGGCGGCGAATGGAGGCGGGGCAACGTCCTGACCGTGCTCGGCCGCGCCCTCACCGGCATCGGCCAGACAGGGCGCGCCGAGGTCTGCTGGCGTGACGCGCTGGAGGTATTCGACTCCCTGGGTTCCCACGAGGCCGAGGCCGTACGGGCCTTGCTCGATCCGGCGGCAGTCGCCTGA
- a CDS encoding LLM class flavin-dependent oxidoreductase: MEFGIFVQGYVGKRAETDPEAEHKALMEETEYVIQADRSGFKYAWASEHHFLEEYSHLSANDVYLGYLAHATERIHLGSGIFNPLAPVNHPVKVAEKVAMLDHLSGGRFEFGSGRGAGSHEILGFMPGITDMNHTKEIWEETIAEFPKMWLQDEYAGFQGKHWSLPPRKVLPKPYGKSHPAMWYAAGSPSSYAMAGKMGLGVLGFSVQKVSDMEWVVESYKNAIKEAKAVGDFVNDNVMVTSTAICAETHEKAVEIAVGGGLNYLQSLLFRYHDTFPRPEGIPEWPELLPEYSAEIIELLIQEELMICGDPSEVLAQCKRWEQAGADQLSFGLPIGISYEDTMNSIKLIGEHVIPKIDTDPVHRTTRMRQSAGT, translated from the coding sequence TTGGAATTCGGGATCTTCGTACAGGGATACGTCGGCAAGCGCGCCGAGACCGATCCCGAAGCCGAGCACAAGGCCCTCATGGAGGAGACCGAGTACGTCATCCAGGCCGACAGGTCCGGCTTCAAGTACGCCTGGGCCTCCGAGCACCACTTCCTGGAGGAGTACTCGCACCTCTCCGCCAACGACGTCTACCTGGGCTACCTCGCCCACGCCACCGAGCGCATCCACCTCGGCTCGGGCATCTTCAACCCCCTCGCCCCCGTCAACCACCCGGTCAAGGTCGCCGAGAAGGTCGCGATGCTCGACCACCTGTCCGGCGGCCGCTTCGAGTTCGGCTCCGGGCGCGGGGCGGGCTCCCACGAGATCCTCGGGTTCATGCCGGGCATCACCGACATGAACCACACGAAGGAGATCTGGGAGGAGACCATCGCCGAGTTCCCCAAGATGTGGCTCCAGGACGAGTACGCCGGCTTCCAGGGCAAGCACTGGTCCCTGCCGCCCCGCAAGGTCCTCCCCAAGCCGTACGGGAAGTCCCACCCCGCCATGTGGTACGCGGCCGGCTCCCCCTCCTCGTACGCCATGGCCGGGAAGATGGGCCTCGGCGTCCTCGGCTTCAGCGTCCAGAAGGTCTCCGACATGGAGTGGGTCGTCGAGTCCTACAAGAACGCGATCAAGGAGGCCAAGGCGGTCGGCGACTTCGTCAACGACAACGTCATGGTGACGTCGACGGCGATCTGCGCCGAGACGCACGAGAAGGCGGTCGAGATCGCGGTGGGCGGTGGACTGAACTACCTCCAGTCCTTGTTGTTCCGCTACCACGACACCTTCCCCCGCCCCGAGGGCATCCCCGAGTGGCCCGAACTCCTCCCCGAGTACTCGGCCGAGATCATCGAACTCCTCATCCAGGAGGAGCTGATGATCTGCGGCGACCCGTCGGAGGTCCTCGCACAGTGCAAGCGGTGGGAGCAGGCCGGGGCCGACCAGCTGTCCTTCGGGCTGCCGATCGGGATCTCGTACGAGGACACGATGAACTCGATCAAGCTGATCGGGGAGCACGTGATCCCGAAGATCGACACGGACCCGGTCCACCGCACGACCCGCATGCGGCAGTCGGCGGGCACCTGA
- a CDS encoding TIGR03619 family F420-dependent LLM class oxidoreductase, which translates to MVVYGMQLPVQSQSTLYAEPWEAAAGPADLLAVARAAEAHGFDYLASCDHVAVPRRLAGAMSTVWYDPVATLSFLAAATERVRLLSHVAVVGLRHPLVTAKAYATLDHLSGGRLVLGVGAGHVQEEFEALGVDFARRGAVLDETVDALRAALGPEEYPEHVGERFAFKDLGQLPRPAQERVPLWVGGSSPAAVRRAALKGDGWLPQGDPREKLAGQIRKLLRLRAEAGIAEPITVGAITEALYVGTPGWEVGRRTLSGRPEELAASLRAYGEMGVHQIQVRFRSRSRTELIDQIAAFGTEVAPHL; encoded by the coding sequence ATGGTGGTCTACGGCATGCAGCTGCCGGTCCAGTCGCAGAGCACCCTCTACGCCGAGCCCTGGGAGGCGGCCGCGGGCCCGGCGGACCTGCTCGCCGTCGCCCGGGCCGCCGAGGCACACGGCTTCGACTACCTCGCGAGCTGTGACCACGTCGCCGTCCCGCGCCGCCTCGCCGGAGCGATGAGCACCGTCTGGTACGACCCGGTGGCCACGCTCTCCTTCCTCGCCGCGGCCACCGAGCGCGTCCGGCTCCTCTCGCACGTCGCCGTCGTCGGCCTGCGGCATCCGCTCGTCACGGCCAAGGCGTACGCGACGCTCGACCACCTCTCCGGCGGCCGCCTGGTCCTCGGGGTCGGCGCCGGGCACGTCCAGGAGGAGTTCGAGGCGCTCGGCGTGGACTTCGCCCGCCGGGGCGCCGTGCTCGACGAGACGGTCGACGCGCTGCGGGCGGCCCTCGGGCCCGAGGAGTACCCGGAGCACGTGGGGGAGCGGTTCGCCTTCAAGGACCTGGGGCAGCTGCCCCGGCCCGCGCAGGAGCGGGTCCCGCTCTGGGTGGGCGGCTCCTCGCCGGCCGCCGTGCGCCGGGCCGCGCTCAAGGGCGACGGCTGGCTGCCGCAGGGCGACCCGCGCGAGAAGCTCGCCGGGCAGATCCGGAAGCTGCTGCGGCTCCGCGCGGAGGCCGGGATCGCGGAGCCGATCACCGTCGGCGCGATCACCGAGGCGCTGTACGTCGGCACGCCCGGCTGGGAGGTCGGCCGGCGCACCCTGAGTGGCCGGCCGGAGGAGCTCGCCGCCTCCCTGCGCGCGTACGGGGAGATGGGCGTGCACCAGATACAGGTCCGGTTCCGCTCCCGGAGCCGTACCGAACTCATCGACCAGATCGCGGCCTTCGGCACGGAGGTCGCACCCCACCTCTAG
- a CDS encoding amidohydrolase family protein, with protein sequence MLDHLIKGATVVDGTGAPARVADVGIRDGRIVFPERGATARTTEDATGLVLAPGFVDPHTHYDAQLFWDPYATPSMNHGVTTVAGGNCGFTLAPLHPDRPEDADYTRRMMSKVEGMALKALEEGVDWSWSSFAEYLDALDGRIAVNAGFMVGHCALRRYVMGADAVGGQPTPDQLARMVALLKEAMDAGAWGLSTTQSSTHSDGDGAPVASRHATPAELIALSKAVGEHEGTQIEAILAGCLDQFSDDEIELFVEMTAAAGRPLNWNVLTIDAAVPERVPRQLTASERARKSGGRIVALTMPILTPMNMSLGTFCALNLIPGWGEVLGLPVPERIAKLRDPDVRAEMLRRADSKEAGVFRRLAHFGRYVIGDTYSRENEGLTGRVVGDIAAERGQDPFQALVEICANDDLRTVLWPMPSDNDPASWALRRETWDHEDVLLGGSDAGAHLDRMCGAPYTTRFLGDCLRGRKLVPLERAVKMLSDDPARLFGLRERGRIAEGFHADLVLFDPERIDAGPATLVHDLPGDSPRLDSRAVGIVSVRVNGVETVRDDQVTGAIPGRVLRSGRDTRTVSTR encoded by the coding sequence ATGCTCGACCACCTGATCAAGGGCGCCACCGTCGTCGACGGCACCGGCGCCCCCGCCCGCGTCGCCGACGTCGGCATACGTGACGGCCGGATCGTCTTCCCCGAGCGGGGGGCCACGGCGCGTACCACCGAGGACGCCACCGGCCTCGTCCTCGCCCCCGGCTTCGTCGACCCGCACACCCACTACGACGCCCAGCTCTTCTGGGACCCGTACGCCACCCCGTCCATGAACCACGGCGTCACCACCGTCGCCGGCGGCAACTGCGGCTTCACCCTCGCGCCGCTCCACCCCGACCGCCCCGAGGACGCCGACTACACGCGCCGGATGATGTCGAAGGTCGAGGGCATGGCCCTCAAGGCCCTGGAGGAGGGCGTCGACTGGAGCTGGTCGTCCTTCGCCGAGTACCTCGACGCCCTCGACGGCCGGATCGCCGTCAACGCCGGCTTCATGGTCGGCCACTGCGCCCTGCGCCGGTACGTGATGGGCGCGGACGCGGTCGGCGGGCAGCCCACGCCCGACCAGCTCGCGCGGATGGTGGCCCTCCTCAAGGAGGCCATGGACGCCGGCGCCTGGGGGCTCTCCACCACCCAGTCCTCGACCCACTCGGACGGCGACGGCGCCCCCGTCGCCTCCCGGCACGCCACGCCCGCCGAGCTGATCGCCCTGTCGAAGGCCGTCGGGGAGCACGAGGGAACCCAGATCGAGGCGATCCTCGCCGGGTGCCTCGACCAGTTCTCCGACGACGAGATCGAGCTGTTCGTCGAGATGACCGCCGCGGCCGGGCGGCCCCTCAACTGGAACGTCCTCACCATCGACGCCGCCGTCCCCGAGCGCGTCCCGCGTCAGCTCACCGCCTCCGAGCGGGCCCGGAAGTCCGGCGGCCGGATCGTGGCGCTCACGATGCCGATCCTCACCCCCATGAACATGTCCCTCGGCACCTTCTGCGCGCTCAACCTCATCCCGGGGTGGGGCGAGGTCCTCGGCCTTCCCGTGCCCGAGCGGATCGCGAAGCTCCGCGACCCGGACGTACGCGCCGAGATGCTGCGGCGCGCGGACTCGAAGGAGGCCGGGGTCTTCCGGCGGCTCGCGCACTTCGGCCGGTACGTCATAGGGGACACGTACAGCCGGGAGAACGAGGGCCTCACCGGGCGGGTCGTGGGGGACATCGCGGCCGAGCGCGGCCAGGACCCCTTCCAGGCCCTCGTCGAGATCTGCGCCAACGACGACCTGAGGACCGTGCTGTGGCCGATGCCCAGTGACAACGACCCGGCCTCCTGGGCCCTGCGCCGGGAGACCTGGGACCACGAGGACGTGCTGCTCGGCGGCTCGGACGCGGGCGCGCACCTGGACCGGATGTGCGGCGCCCCGTACACGACCCGCTTCCTCGGCGACTGTCTGCGCGGGCGGAAGCTGGTCCCGCTGGAGCGGGCGGTGAAGATGCTGAGCGACGACCCGGCCCGGCTCTTCGGGCTCCGGGAGCGCGGCCGGATCGCGGAGGGCTTCCACGCGGACCTGGTCCTCTTCGATCCGGAGCGGATCGACGCCGGACCGGCGACCCTGGTGCACGACCTGCCGGGGGACAGCCCGCGCCTCGACTCGCGGGCGGTCGGGATCGTGTCGGTGCGGGTCAACGGCGTGGAGACGGTACGGGACGACCAGGTGACCGGCGCGATCCCGGGGCGCGTCCTGCGCTCGGGCCGTGACACGAGGACGGTGAGCACGCGATGA
- a CDS encoding aldehyde dehydrogenase family protein, protein MTRIERLYIGGEWVEPDGGHYEVIDPASEDVVGLAPEASRAQVHEAAAAAREAFATWSRTRPEERAAILDRAADLMARDAEANTLLARAETGATTGTARGMQVAVGASRFRRYARGAMEPVEQALPPQINEAGPMGRAGVFGAVAVRRPVGVVTCITSYNNPWANPAGKIAPALAMGNTVVVKPAPQDPLSVYAMTRALEEAGVPAGVVNVVTGSAQAVGEAAVDSPDVDMVSFTGSTAVGQAIGEVCGRSLKRQLMELGGKGAALVFDDADLDSAVMGIGTTFAFYSGQICTAPTRVLAQRGIYERLIERLTGYLAFMKVGDPAEKGTVVGPVISAAHRDRVESYVELGRKEGARVVAGGERPDFAKGFYVAPTLLADCTNEMRVVREEIFGPVVVVVPFDDEEEGIALANDSDYGLIDYVWSGDVARAFRVAARLRAGGVGVNTIGRNMEAPFGGFKKSGVGRDVGSYALHAYSELQAVVWPG, encoded by the coding sequence ATGACCCGGATCGAGCGCCTCTACATAGGGGGAGAGTGGGTCGAGCCCGACGGCGGCCACTACGAGGTGATCGACCCGGCGAGCGAGGACGTCGTCGGGCTCGCGCCCGAGGCCTCCAGGGCCCAGGTGCACGAGGCCGCCGCCGCCGCCCGCGAGGCCTTCGCGACCTGGTCCCGTACGAGACCGGAGGAGCGGGCGGCGATCCTCGACCGGGCAGCGGACCTGATGGCCCGGGACGCCGAGGCGAACACGCTCCTCGCCCGGGCCGAGACCGGCGCCACCACCGGCACCGCGCGCGGGATGCAGGTCGCGGTCGGCGCCTCCCGGTTCCGCCGGTACGCGCGCGGGGCGATGGAACCGGTCGAGCAGGCGCTGCCCCCGCAGATCAACGAGGCCGGTCCGATGGGGAGGGCCGGGGTGTTCGGCGCGGTGGCGGTGCGCCGCCCGGTCGGTGTGGTCACCTGCATCACCTCGTACAACAACCCCTGGGCCAATCCGGCCGGCAAGATCGCCCCGGCGCTCGCGATGGGCAACACGGTCGTGGTGAAGCCGGCCCCGCAGGACCCGCTCTCCGTGTACGCGATGACCCGGGCCCTGGAGGAGGCCGGTGTCCCGGCGGGCGTGGTGAACGTCGTCACCGGCTCCGCGCAGGCGGTCGGCGAGGCCGCCGTCGACTCCCCGGACGTCGACATGGTCTCCTTCACCGGCTCCACGGCCGTCGGGCAGGCGATCGGCGAGGTCTGCGGCCGCTCGCTCAAGCGGCAGCTGATGGAGCTGGGCGGGAAGGGGGCCGCGCTCGTCTTCGACGACGCCGACCTGGACTCGGCGGTGATGGGGATCGGGACGACCTTCGCCTTCTACAGCGGGCAGATCTGTACCGCCCCGACCCGGGTCCTTGCCCAGCGCGGGATCTACGAGCGGCTGATCGAGAGGCTGACCGGCTACCTCGCCTTCATGAAGGTGGGGGATCCGGCGGAGAAGGGGACGGTGGTCGGCCCGGTGATCTCGGCGGCGCACCGTGACCGGGTGGAGTCGTACGTGGAGCTCGGGAGGAAGGAGGGGGCGCGGGTCGTCGCGGGCGGGGAGCGTCCGGACTTCGCGAAGGGCTTCTACGTGGCCCCGACGCTGCTGGCCGACTGCACCAACGAGATGCGGGTGGTGCGGGAGGAGATCTTCGGCCCGGTCGTCGTGGTCGTCCCCTTCGACGACGAGGAGGAGGGGATCGCGCTCGCCAACGACAGCGACTACGGGCTGATCGACTACGTGTGGTCGGGCGACGTGGCCCGCGCGTTCCGTGTGGCGGCCCGGCTGCGGGCCGGCGGGGTGGGCGTGAACACGATCGGCCGGAACATGGAGGCGCCGTTCGGCGGCTTCAAGAAGAGCGGTGTCGGACGGGACGTGGGCTCGTACGCGCTGCACGCGTACAGCGAGCTCCAGGCGGTCGTCTGGCCGGGGTGA
- a CDS encoding amidohydrolase family protein, whose translation METFPKIISVDDHTVEPPHVWRDRLPSRYHDTGPRIVRAPLKEMTFLGGKFAPVMGAQGDDGPIGDWWVYEDLHRPLTRLDTAVGYDRDEIRLEVITYEQMRPGSHSVPDRLADMDVNHVQSALCFPTFPRFCGQTFTEANDRELGLLCVRAYNDWTVEEWCGPEAHGRLIPLTLIPLWDPELAAAEVRRNAARGVRAVAFSEIPPHLGLPSVHTDHWDPFFRACDETGTVIAMHIGSSSRMPSTSADAPPAVGSTITFANCCFSMVDWLMSGKFERFPNLRIMYAEGQIGWIPYILERADVVWEENRAWGGVADKVTRPPSELFADHVFGCFFDDAFGLRNLDAIGAGNVLYETDYPHSDSTWPKSKEVGEAQMGHLPADVVERIVRGNAIELLGLTPDGLWRP comes from the coding sequence ATGGAGACCTTCCCGAAGATCATCTCGGTGGACGACCACACCGTGGAGCCCCCGCACGTCTGGCGGGACCGGCTCCCGTCCCGGTACCACGACACCGGACCCCGGATCGTCCGCGCCCCGCTCAAGGAAATGACCTTCCTCGGCGGCAAGTTCGCCCCGGTCATGGGCGCCCAGGGGGACGACGGGCCGATCGGCGACTGGTGGGTGTACGAGGATCTGCACAGACCCCTCACCCGGCTCGACACCGCCGTCGGCTACGACCGGGACGAGATACGCCTCGAAGTCATCACGTACGAGCAGATGCGGCCCGGCTCCCACTCCGTGCCCGACCGGCTCGCCGACATGGACGTCAACCACGTCCAGTCCGCGCTCTGCTTCCCCACCTTCCCCCGCTTCTGCGGGCAGACCTTCACCGAGGCGAACGACCGCGAGCTCGGCCTGCTCTGCGTCCGCGCCTACAACGACTGGACGGTCGAGGAGTGGTGCGGGCCCGAGGCGCACGGGCGGCTGATCCCGCTCACCCTCATCCCGCTCTGGGACCCCGAGCTCGCCGCCGCCGAGGTCCGCCGCAACGCCGCGCGCGGGGTCCGGGCCGTCGCCTTCTCCGAGATCCCGCCGCACCTCGGCCTCCCCTCGGTCCACACGGACCACTGGGACCCCTTCTTCCGGGCGTGCGACGAGACCGGCACGGTCATCGCGATGCACATCGGCTCCTCCAGCCGGATGCCGTCGACCTCCGCCGACGCGCCGCCGGCCGTCGGCTCCACCATCACCTTCGCGAACTGCTGCTTCTCGATGGTCGACTGGCTGATGAGCGGCAAGTTCGAGCGGTTCCCGAACCTGCGGATCATGTACGCGGAGGGGCAGATCGGCTGGATCCCGTACATCCTGGAGCGCGCCGACGTCGTCTGGGAGGAGAACCGCGCCTGGGGCGGCGTCGCCGACAAGGTCACCCGCCCGCCCTCCGAGCTCTTCGCGGACCACGTCTTCGGCTGCTTCTTCGACGACGCCTTCGGGCTCCGCAACCTCGACGCGATCGGGGCGGGGAACGTCCTGTACGAGACCGACTACCCGCACTCGGACTCCACCTGGCCCAAGTCGAAGGAGGTCGGCGAGGCGCAGATGGGCCACCTGCCGGCGGACGTCGTCGAGCGGATCGTCCGCGGCAACGCGATCGAGCTCCTCGGGCTGACGCCGGACGGTCTCTGGCGGCCGTAG